In Salmo trutta chromosome 16, fSalTru1.1, whole genome shotgun sequence, a genomic segment contains:
- the comtb gene encoding catechol O-methyltransferase B isoform X2, which yields MMLLSLLSGLIMGAAVLFVLYRWVIPTAVQYHGGLALLWHDIIVERALDTLTRTSRPQEEKQLPWQQRILKAVQRKATVGDPQSVITAIDHFCRHREWAMNVGDEKGSILDSVVSEVSPVTVLELGTYCGYSTVRIARLLPPGACVITLEFNPDYAAIARQVIKWSGLEDKVQLVEGASGDWIPWMKEHFGVQAFDLVFLDHWKERYLPDTKLLEECGLIQKGTVLLADNVICPGTPDYLEYVRNSPRYNSHYYRSHLEYTKAEDGLEKSVFLGY from the exons AT GATGTTGCTGAGCCTTCTTTCTGGTTTGATCATGGGAGCGGCTGTCCTCTTTGTTCTTTACCGCTGGGTGATCCCCACGGCTGTGCAGTATCATGGAGGGCTGGCGCTACTGTGGCATGATATCATCGTGGAGCGTGCACTGGACACCTTGACCCGGACTTCACGTCCTCAA GAAGAGAAgcagctgccttggcagcag CGTATTCTGAAGGCAGTGCAAAGGAAAGCCACTGTAGGAGACCCCCAGAGTGTGATCACAGCCATCGACCACTTCTGCAGGCATAGAGAATGGGCCATGAATGTGGGGGATGAGAAAG GCTCCATTCTGGACTCGGTGGTCAGTGAAGTGAGTCCAGTCACTGTCTTGGAGTTAGGCACTTACTGTGGCTACTCAACAGTACGCATAGCCCGCCTATTACCCCCTGGAGCCTGTGTCATTACCTTGGAGTTCAACCCAGATTATGCTGCCATTGCTCGTCAAGTCATCAAATGGTCAGGACTGGAAGATAAG GTGCAGCTAGTGGAGGGAGCATCAGGAGACTGGATCCCTTGGATGAAGGAGCATTTCGGGGTCCAGGCGTTTGACTTAGTTTTTCTGGACCACTGGAAAGAGCGCTACCTTCCTGACACAAAACTGCTGGAG gagtgTGGTCTCATACAAAAAGGCACAGTGCTGCTTGCAGACAATGTAATCTGCCCAGGAACCCCTGACTATCTGGAGTACGTCCGCAACAGCCCTCGCTACAACAGCCACTACTACAGATCCCACCTGGAGTACACCAAAGCAGAGGACGGCTTGGAGAAGTCTGTGTTCTTAGGGTACTAG
- the comtb gene encoding catechol O-methyltransferase B isoform X1 — protein sequence MTAIFVCPRMLLSLLSGLIMGAAVLFVLYRWVIPTAVQYHGGLALLWHDIIVERALDTLTRTSRPQEEKQLPWQQRILKAVQRKATVGDPQSVITAIDHFCRHREWAMNVGDEKGSILDSVVSEVSPVTVLELGTYCGYSTVRIARLLPPGACVITLEFNPDYAAIARQVIKWSGLEDKVQLVEGASGDWIPWMKEHFGVQAFDLVFLDHWKERYLPDTKLLEECGLIQKGTVLLADNVICPGTPDYLEYVRNSPRYNSHYYRSHLEYTKAEDGLEKSVFLGY from the exons ATGACAGCCATCTTTGTGTGTCCTAGGATGTTGCTGAGCCTTCTTTCTGGTTTGATCATGGGAGCGGCTGTCCTCTTTGTTCTTTACCGCTGGGTGATCCCCACGGCTGTGCAGTATCATGGAGGGCTGGCGCTACTGTGGCATGATATCATCGTGGAGCGTGCACTGGACACCTTGACCCGGACTTCACGTCCTCAA GAAGAGAAgcagctgccttggcagcag CGTATTCTGAAGGCAGTGCAAAGGAAAGCCACTGTAGGAGACCCCCAGAGTGTGATCACAGCCATCGACCACTTCTGCAGGCATAGAGAATGGGCCATGAATGTGGGGGATGAGAAAG GCTCCATTCTGGACTCGGTGGTCAGTGAAGTGAGTCCAGTCACTGTCTTGGAGTTAGGCACTTACTGTGGCTACTCAACAGTACGCATAGCCCGCCTATTACCCCCTGGAGCCTGTGTCATTACCTTGGAGTTCAACCCAGATTATGCTGCCATTGCTCGTCAAGTCATCAAATGGTCAGGACTGGAAGATAAG GTGCAGCTAGTGGAGGGAGCATCAGGAGACTGGATCCCTTGGATGAAGGAGCATTTCGGGGTCCAGGCGTTTGACTTAGTTTTTCTGGACCACTGGAAAGAGCGCTACCTTCCTGACACAAAACTGCTGGAG gagtgTGGTCTCATACAAAAAGGCACAGTGCTGCTTGCAGACAATGTAATCTGCCCAGGAACCCCTGACTATCTGGAGTACGTCCGCAACAGCCCTCGCTACAACAGCCACTACTACAGATCCCACCTGGAGTACACCAAAGCAGAGGACGGCTTGGAGAAGTCTGTGTTCTTAGGGTACTAG
- the comtb gene encoding catechol O-methyltransferase B isoform X3, with protein MTAIFVCPRMLLSLLSGLIMGAAVLFVLYRWVIPTAVQYHGGLALLWHDIIVERALDTLTRTSRPQRILKAVQRKATVGDPQSVITAIDHFCRHREWAMNVGDEKGSILDSVVSEVSPVTVLELGTYCGYSTVRIARLLPPGACVITLEFNPDYAAIARQVIKWSGLEDKVQLVEGASGDWIPWMKEHFGVQAFDLVFLDHWKERYLPDTKLLEECGLIQKGTVLLADNVICPGTPDYLEYVRNSPRYNSHYYRSHLEYTKAEDGLEKSVFLGY; from the exons ATGACAGCCATCTTTGTGTGTCCTAGGATGTTGCTGAGCCTTCTTTCTGGTTTGATCATGGGAGCGGCTGTCCTCTTTGTTCTTTACCGCTGGGTGATCCCCACGGCTGTGCAGTATCATGGAGGGCTGGCGCTACTGTGGCATGATATCATCGTGGAGCGTGCACTGGACACCTTGACCCGGACTTCACGTCCTCAA CGTATTCTGAAGGCAGTGCAAAGGAAAGCCACTGTAGGAGACCCCCAGAGTGTGATCACAGCCATCGACCACTTCTGCAGGCATAGAGAATGGGCCATGAATGTGGGGGATGAGAAAG GCTCCATTCTGGACTCGGTGGTCAGTGAAGTGAGTCCAGTCACTGTCTTGGAGTTAGGCACTTACTGTGGCTACTCAACAGTACGCATAGCCCGCCTATTACCCCCTGGAGCCTGTGTCATTACCTTGGAGTTCAACCCAGATTATGCTGCCATTGCTCGTCAAGTCATCAAATGGTCAGGACTGGAAGATAAG GTGCAGCTAGTGGAGGGAGCATCAGGAGACTGGATCCCTTGGATGAAGGAGCATTTCGGGGTCCAGGCGTTTGACTTAGTTTTTCTGGACCACTGGAAAGAGCGCTACCTTCCTGACACAAAACTGCTGGAG gagtgTGGTCTCATACAAAAAGGCACAGTGCTGCTTGCAGACAATGTAATCTGCCCAGGAACCCCTGACTATCTGGAGTACGTCCGCAACAGCCCTCGCTACAACAGCCACTACTACAGATCCCACCTGGAGTACACCAAAGCAGAGGACGGCTTGGAGAAGTCTGTGTTCTTAGGGTACTAG
- the comtb gene encoding catechol O-methyltransferase B isoform X4: protein MLLSLLSGLIMGAAVLFVLYRWVIPTAVQYHGGLALLWHDIIVERALDTLTRTSRPQEEKQLPWQQRILKAVQRKATVGDPQSVITAIDHFCRHREWAMNVGDEKGSILDSVVSEVSPVTVLELGTYCGYSTVRIARLLPPGACVITLEFNPDYAAIARQVIKWSGLEDKVQLVEGASGDWIPWMKEHFGVQAFDLVFLDHWKERYLPDTKLLEECGLIQKGTVLLADNVICPGTPDYLEYVRNSPRYNSHYYRSHLEYTKAEDGLEKSVFLGY, encoded by the exons ATGTTGCTGAGCCTTCTTTCTGGTTTGATCATGGGAGCGGCTGTCCTCTTTGTTCTTTACCGCTGGGTGATCCCCACGGCTGTGCAGTATCATGGAGGGCTGGCGCTACTGTGGCATGATATCATCGTGGAGCGTGCACTGGACACCTTGACCCGGACTTCACGTCCTCAA GAAGAGAAgcagctgccttggcagcag CGTATTCTGAAGGCAGTGCAAAGGAAAGCCACTGTAGGAGACCCCCAGAGTGTGATCACAGCCATCGACCACTTCTGCAGGCATAGAGAATGGGCCATGAATGTGGGGGATGAGAAAG GCTCCATTCTGGACTCGGTGGTCAGTGAAGTGAGTCCAGTCACTGTCTTGGAGTTAGGCACTTACTGTGGCTACTCAACAGTACGCATAGCCCGCCTATTACCCCCTGGAGCCTGTGTCATTACCTTGGAGTTCAACCCAGATTATGCTGCCATTGCTCGTCAAGTCATCAAATGGTCAGGACTGGAAGATAAG GTGCAGCTAGTGGAGGGAGCATCAGGAGACTGGATCCCTTGGATGAAGGAGCATTTCGGGGTCCAGGCGTTTGACTTAGTTTTTCTGGACCACTGGAAAGAGCGCTACCTTCCTGACACAAAACTGCTGGAG gagtgTGGTCTCATACAAAAAGGCACAGTGCTGCTTGCAGACAATGTAATCTGCCCAGGAACCCCTGACTATCTGGAGTACGTCCGCAACAGCCCTCGCTACAACAGCCACTACTACAGATCCCACCTGGAGTACACCAAAGCAGAGGACGGCTTGGAGAAGTCTGTGTTCTTAGGGTACTAG